From the Motacilla alba alba isolate MOTALB_02 chromosome Z, Motacilla_alba_V1.0_pri, whole genome shotgun sequence genome, one window contains:
- the OSTF1 gene encoding osteoclast-stimulating factor 1, whose protein sequence is MSKPPPKPAKPGQVKVFRALYTFEPRTPDELYFEEGDIIYISDMSDTNWWKGTCKGRTGLIPSNYVAEQAESIDNPLHEAAKRGNLSWLRECLDNRVGVNGLDKAGNTALYWACHGGHKDVVDVLLTQANLELNQQNKLGDTALHAAAWKGYTDIVEMLLEKGARTDLKNNEKKLALDMATNAACASLLKKKQSAGTVRTVSNAEEYLDDEDSD, encoded by the exons ggCAGGTTAAAGTATTCAGGGCCCTGTATACATTTGAGCCCAGAACG ccagatGAACTGTATTTTGAAGAAGGAGATATAATTTACATCTCAGACATG AGTGATACAAATTGGTGGAAAGGAACTTGCAAAGGGAGAACTGGACTAATTCCAAGCAACTATG TGGCAGAGCAAGCAGAGTCTATTGATAATCCACTGCATGAAGCTGCCAAACGAG GCAACCTGAGCTGGTTGAGAGAGTGTTTGGATAATCGAGTCGGTGTCAATGGGTTAGACAAAGCTGGAAACACAGCTCTGTATTGGGCATGCCATGGAGGCCATAAAG ATGTAGTAGATGTCCTGCTTACCCAGGCAAACCTAGAGTTAAACCAGCAG AACAAATTGGGAGACACAGCTTTGCATGCTGCTGCATGGAAAGGTTATACAGATATTGTAgagatgctgctggaaaagg GGGCAAGAACAGATCTGAAGAACAATGAGAAGAAACTGGCTTTAGATATGGCAACGAACGCAGCTTGTGCTTCCTTGCTTAAGAAGAAACAGAGTGCAg GTACAGTCCGAACAGTGAGTAATGCAGAGGAATACCTTGATGATGAAGACTCCGATTAG